A window of the Lepisosteus oculatus isolate fLepOcu1 chromosome 14, fLepOcu1.hap2, whole genome shotgun sequence genome harbors these coding sequences:
- the LOC138242404 gene encoding butyrophilin subfamily 1 member A1-like, with translation MRIFLILLILMTFPQVPSDPVLVSGPYGDSVTLPCDGRAAAQIPEDQLHVQWKTPDRPVLDVISGTLYPDPDYKGRAEVSREKIGQGDFSLTINHTIFSDEAVYECSYKGEDDLMKFLNDIKVTLTVRRENRSAAAGADVSLPVFAREPVEVLFNDTEVYPRGTVPGQHVSVRNGTLTIHRVTPAHQGIYTVRDETTRRTISSIRITIKAPDDEDASHQQDDSDQGDRSTAVIAGVLGAVIGLAVAAGVGIWRCRRRRRNP, from the exons CAGATCCTGTCCTGGTGTCGGGGCCGTATGGAGACTCTGTCACTCTCCCCTGTGATGGAAGAGCTGCAGCTCAAATCCCTGAGGACCAGCTCCACGTCCAGTGGAAGACTCCTGACAGACCAGTGCTTGATGTCATCAGTGGCACACTGTATCCTGACCCTGACTATAAGGGCAGAGCTGAGGTGTCCAGAGAGAAGATCGGACAGGGAGACTTCTCTCTCACCATCAACCACACAATCTTCTCTGACGAAGCTGTGTACGAGTGCTCTTACAAAGGAGAGGATGATCTCATGAAGTTCCTCAATGACATTAAAGTCACCCTCACAG TGCGAAGAGAAAACCGCAGTGCAGCAGCTGGGGCCGATGTCTCTCTGCCCGTGTTCGCGCGTGAGCCGGTGGAGGTGCTGTTTAACGACACTGAGGTGTACCCCAGGGGTACAGTCCCTGGACAGCACGTCTCGGTCCGGAACGGCACCCTGACGATTCACAGAGTTACTCCAGCACATCAGGGCATCTACACCGTGAGAGACGAGACAACCAGGCGGACCATCAGCAGTATCAGAATCACCATCAAGG CACCAGACGACGAAGATGCGTCGCACCAGCAAGATG ACTCTGACCAGGGAGACAGGTCTACTGCTGTGATAGCAGGTGTCCTGGGAGCTGTAATAGGTCTGGCAGTAGCAGCAGGAGTTGGGATCTGGAGGtgtaggaggaggaggaggaatccGTAG